From Paenibacillus sp. PK3_47, the proteins below share one genomic window:
- the tkt gene encoding transketolase → MTEQEKAQAIHKDENSTVDNLAITTIRTLAIDAIEKANSGHPGMPMGSAPMGYQLFAKTMNHNPDHPTWVNRDRFVLSAGHGSMLLYSLLHLSGYDLPMEELKQFRQWGSLTPGHPEFGHTAGVDATTGPLGQGIGMAVGMAMAEAQLAATYNKEGHNVIDHYTYAICGDGDLMEGISSESASLAGHLKLGKLIVMYDSNDISLDGKLNLAFSENVAQRFEAYGWQVLRVEDGNDLPALGQAIADAQADSSKPTLIEVKTVIGYGSPNKQGKGGHGGTHGSPLGADEAKLTKDFYKWVYEEDFYVPDEVRARFAEVKEKGIAANKAWDEKFAAYKQAYPELAAQFETAISGELPEGWDAQLPFFTAEDKAVSTRVASGNALNGLAAGIPQLVGGSADLESSTMTHLKGLTQFTSESYDGRNIYFGVREFGMAAAMNGIALHSGLKVFGGTFFVFTDYLRPAVRLASIMKLPVTYVLTHDSIAVGEDGPTHEPIEQLASLRIIPGLTVIRPADANETSAAWAYAVENTSNPVALVLTRQNLPILAGTVDGVRENIKRGGYVVSDAKNGTPQAQIIATGSEVQLAVKAQAALLEEGIDVRVISLPSWDLFEKQDKAYRDSVILPEVKARLAVEMAQTFGWERYTGDQGDILGITTFGASAPGDIVMKEYGFTVENVVSRVKALL, encoded by the coding sequence ATGACTGAGCAGGAAAAAGCACAAGCGATCCACAAAGATGAGAATTCCACGGTGGACAACCTGGCGATTACTACGATCCGTACACTGGCTATCGATGCGATTGAAAAAGCAAATTCCGGACACCCTGGTATGCCGATGGGTTCAGCTCCAATGGGCTATCAATTGTTCGCCAAAACAATGAATCATAACCCGGATCACCCGACTTGGGTCAACCGTGACCGTTTTGTGCTGTCTGCAGGACATGGTTCCATGCTGCTGTACAGCTTGCTGCACCTTAGCGGATATGATCTGCCAATGGAAGAATTGAAGCAGTTCCGTCAATGGGGAAGCCTGACTCCGGGTCACCCTGAGTTCGGACACACTGCCGGTGTTGATGCGACTACCGGTCCGCTTGGACAAGGTATCGGTATGGCTGTAGGTATGGCCATGGCTGAAGCCCAGCTGGCAGCAACCTACAATAAAGAAGGACATAATGTCATTGACCACTATACGTATGCTATTTGCGGCGACGGCGATCTGATGGAAGGTATTTCTTCGGAATCCGCTTCCCTGGCCGGACACCTCAAGCTAGGCAAATTGATTGTAATGTACGATTCCAACGATATCTCTCTCGACGGCAAGCTGAACCTTGCTTTCTCCGAGAATGTTGCACAGCGTTTTGAAGCTTACGGCTGGCAGGTACTGCGCGTTGAGGACGGTAATGATCTTCCGGCTCTGGGCCAGGCGATTGCAGATGCACAAGCTGACAGCAGCAAGCCTACCCTGATCGAAGTGAAAACTGTCATCGGATACGGCAGCCCGAACAAACAAGGTAAAGGCGGCCACGGCGGTACTCACGGTTCCCCGCTGGGTGCTGACGAAGCGAAGCTGACCAAGGACTTCTACAAATGGGTATACGAAGAAGACTTCTATGTACCTGATGAAGTGCGTGCACGTTTTGCAGAAGTGAAGGAAAAAGGTATTGCCGCCAACAAAGCATGGGACGAGAAATTTGCAGCTTACAAACAGGCTTATCCTGAGCTTGCAGCACAGTTCGAAACAGCAATCAGCGGCGAGCTTCCAGAGGGCTGGGATGCACAGCTTCCGTTCTTTACAGCTGAAGACAAAGCCGTATCGACCCGCGTGGCTTCCGGTAATGCGCTGAACGGTCTTGCAGCAGGCATTCCGCAGCTCGTAGGCGGTTCTGCTGACCTTGAGAGCTCTACAATGACTCACCTGAAAGGCTTGACCCAATTCACCTCCGAATCCTACGACGGCCGCAACATCTACTTCGGCGTACGTGAATTCGGTATGGCTGCAGCCATGAACGGTATCGCCCTGCACAGCGGTCTAAAAGTATTCGGCGGAACCTTCTTCGTATTCACCGACTACCTGCGTCCGGCTGTACGTCTGGCTTCGATCATGAAGCTGCCTGTAACTTATGTGCTGACTCATGACAGTATTGCTGTCGGTGAAGACGGTCCTACGCATGAGCCGATTGAACAACTGGCTTCCCTGCGCATTATTCCAGGTCTTACTGTGATTCGTCCGGCTGATGCCAACGAAACTTCCGCTGCCTGGGCTTACGCTGTAGAGAACACTTCCAATCCGGTGGCACTGGTGCTTACCCGCCAAAACCTGCCGATTCTTGCAGGCACTGTAGACGGCGTGCGCGAGAACATCAAACGCGGCGGTTATGTTGTATCCGACGCCAAGAACGGCACACCACAAGCACAAATCATTGCTACAGGTTCCGAAGTACAGCTGGCAGTAAAAGCTCAAGCGGCGCTGCTTGAAGAGGGCATCGATGTGCGTGTCATCAGCCTGCCGAGCTGGGATCTGTTCGAGAAACAGGATAAGGCTTACCGCGATTCCGTTATCCTGCCTGAAGTCAAAGCCCGTCTGGCTGTGGAAATGGCCCAAACCTTCGGTTGGGAACGTTACACAGGCGATCAAGGCGATATTCTCGGCATTACGACCTTCGGCGCTTCCGCACCTGGGGATATCGTAATGAAAGAATACGGCTTTACTGTAGAAAATGTAGTCAGCCGCGTTAAAGCGCTGCTATAA
- a CDS encoding pyrimidine/purine nucleoside phosphorylase yields MSQFTNATIQKAANIYYDGKVTSRTVNLQDGTKVTLGIMLPGKYEFGTDGPETMEILSGDLKVLLPGTDIWKEIKGAETFHVPGNSKFALEVFALTDYCCSYPVL; encoded by the coding sequence ATGAGTCAGTTCACCAACGCGACAATTCAAAAGGCAGCCAATATTTATTACGACGGTAAAGTTACCAGCCGTACAGTTAATTTGCAGGACGGAACCAAGGTGACGCTCGGCATCATGCTGCCCGGCAAATATGAATTTGGTACAGATGGACCGGAAACTATGGAAATTCTGTCCGGCGATCTGAAGGTACTGCTTCCCGGCACAGACATTTGGAAAGAAATCAAAGGCGCCGAAACGTTCCACGTTCCCGGCAACTCCAAGTTTGCTCTGGAAGTATTCGCATTAACTGATTACTGCTGTTCTTACCCGGTTTTGTAA
- a CDS encoding M14 family metallocarboxypeptidase: MGRSWIYKKVHKILLSLLSGVLLAVLLTSAGTAQAAANIVNPGQVYSYTIMQRDIERLVKEYPDLVSMESLGQSPYGRQLWAVKLGRGESVLFLNGSHHAREWMTSTVLMKMIDTYAQAYTGNTTIAGYNVRQLLDEVSIWLVPMVNPDGVTLSQQGTAGLTAELARTLRRYNGNSTNFTRWKANMQGIDLNRQYPAKWDTIKNAGAYPWYQNYKGQRPAQAPEVQLMMDFTRKVDPEVTLSYHSSGEIIFWHFNTLRTNLSRDQAMARELSRLTGYSLVAPEKNPSGGGYKDWFIQEFGRPGFTVEIAPYAGESNVPLKQFGRVWNDNKNVGLYSAAQSYSLWLAKQQVQYLQQSMDLLAGTELYAKIGSTNGGVPAGPQSLQVIARKGDWYQVQADEGLGWIHPSPGKLAAVEGITASAELKEKVPVFKYPDAFAPKVTFLEPQTVQVTGRWGNWLLASTGSGSWWIDGRTAELKWPVEEAQEPAVNEAEGSLLPEAESVVMP, encoded by the coding sequence ATGGGACGATCATGGATTTACAAAAAAGTACATAAGATTCTGCTGAGTTTGCTGAGCGGTGTGCTGCTGGCAGTTCTGCTTACATCGGCAGGAACTGCTCAGGCAGCAGCCAACATTGTGAATCCTGGCCAGGTATATTCCTATACCATTATGCAGAGAGATATTGAAAGGCTAGTGAAAGAATACCCGGACCTTGTGTCTATGGAATCACTGGGGCAGAGCCCCTATGGCCGGCAGCTGTGGGCAGTAAAGCTGGGGAGAGGAGAATCCGTGCTGTTTCTTAACGGTTCCCATCATGCCAGAGAGTGGATGACGAGCACCGTGCTGATGAAAATGATTGATACATACGCCCAGGCCTACACGGGCAATACAACAATTGCCGGTTATAATGTACGCCAGCTTCTGGATGAAGTCAGCATCTGGCTGGTTCCGATGGTTAATCCCGACGGGGTGACTTTATCCCAGCAGGGCACGGCAGGACTAACGGCAGAACTGGCCCGGACGCTGCGCCGTTATAATGGCAACAGTACGAATTTTACCCGCTGGAAGGCTAATATGCAGGGCATTGACCTTAACCGGCAGTATCCGGCAAAGTGGGACACGATTAAAAATGCGGGCGCCTATCCCTGGTATCAAAACTATAAAGGCCAGAGACCCGCACAAGCGCCGGAAGTGCAGCTCATGATGGATTTTACACGCAAAGTAGATCCTGAGGTGACGTTATCCTATCATAGCTCCGGTGAAATTATCTTCTGGCATTTTAATACACTCCGCACGAACCTGTCCCGTGATCAGGCGATGGCCCGCGAGCTTAGCCGTCTTACCGGATATTCGCTTGTGGCCCCGGAGAAAAATCCTTCGGGAGGCGGGTACAAGGACTGGTTCATTCAGGAGTTCGGACGTCCCGGGTTTACGGTTGAAATCGCTCCCTATGCAGGAGAAAGCAATGTGCCGCTAAAGCAGTTCGGGCGGGTCTGGAATGATAACAAAAATGTCGGGCTCTATTCAGCCGCACAGTCTTATTCGCTATGGCTGGCAAAGCAGCAGGTCCAGTATCTCCAGCAGTCTATGGATTTGTTAGCCGGCACAGAACTGTATGCCAAAATCGGAAGCACAAACGGCGGTGTTCCTGCAGGGCCGCAAAGCCTTCAGGTTATTGCCAGGAAGGGTGACTGGTATCAGGTGCAGGCGGACGAAGGCCTGGGCTGGATACACCCGTCACCGGGGAAGCTGGCGGCAGTTGAAGGAATTACAGCATCTGCCGAATTAAAAGAAAAAGTACCGGTATTTAAATATCCTGATGCGTTCGCCCCCAAAGTAACTTTCCTGGAACCGCAAACGGTGCAGGTAACAGGCCGGTGGGGGAACTGGCTGCTGGCCTCTACCGGAAGCGGAAGCTGGTGGATCGACGGAAGAACGGCAGAGCTCAAATGGCCTGTAGAAGAAGCTCAGGAACCTGCGGTAAATGAAGCGGAGGGTTCTCTGCTTCCGGAGGCAGAGAGTGTGGTTATGCCATAA
- a CDS encoding GNAT family N-acetyltransferase has product MQNKAENGPPGYDSIDWQTEMMQKSHYYKLMADGILIGGVIVFLSADKREGYVGRIFIDPLFQNRGYGQEVFRFLFTGYPTARKWGLDTPSWAARNQYFYKKLGFVQTREITDSASGDAFYEYELIFPE; this is encoded by the coding sequence TTGCAAAACAAGGCAGAAAATGGCCCTCCGGGTTATGATTCCATTGACTGGCAGACTGAGATGATGCAAAAAAGCCATTATTATAAGCTAATGGCTGACGGCATCCTTATCGGGGGTGTGATTGTCTTTCTGTCCGCCGACAAGAGAGAAGGTTATGTTGGCCGGATATTTATTGATCCGCTTTTTCAGAACCGCGGGTATGGCCAGGAAGTCTTCCGCTTTCTGTTCACGGGCTACCCTACCGCAAGGAAGTGGGGGCTGGACACCCCCTCCTGGGCAGCCAGAAATCAATACTTTTACAAGAAACTCGGGTTTGTACAGACCCGTGAGATTACTGACTCTGCCAGCGGTGATGCCTTTTATGAATACGAGCTTATTTTCCCTGAATGA
- a CDS encoding NAD(P)-dependent oxidoreductase, which yields MKQIGFIGLGTMGAPMASNLLRSGFEVTVYNRTAAKAEPLKQEGAKTADTVQAAAEGKDVIITMISNDDSIREVFYGGSGILAVLKPGTTVVDSSTISPGLAKEIAAAVEERGGSFLDAPVTGSKPAAIEGTLVFMVGGSAEVIEQHRDIFDSMGRLLLHMGDNGSGAVAKLAHNAMVGIHNVALAEGFSIAVKSGVPADKFLELVKNGSAGSKQAELKGQKIIDNDFSNQFSLALMLKDLKLASSLSDATGVPSPMLGAAKSMFQAGFNKGYGEEDLSAVIKSYEEWIGRKIGEHSKQD from the coding sequence ATGAAACAAATCGGCTTTATCGGACTGGGTACGATGGGAGCGCCAATGGCGTCCAACCTGCTGCGCAGCGGCTTTGAGGTTACGGTATACAACCGCACGGCGGCTAAGGCCGAACCGCTTAAGCAGGAAGGCGCAAAGACCGCTGACACTGTGCAGGCGGCGGCTGAAGGCAAGGATGTTATTATTACCATGATCAGCAACGACGATTCCATCCGTGAGGTATTCTACGGCGGCTCCGGAATTCTGGCCGTGCTCAAACCGGGAACAACCGTTGTGGATTCAAGCACCATTTCTCCCGGCCTTGCGAAGGAAATCGCCGCAGCTGTGGAAGAACGGGGCGGAAGCTTCCTGGATGCGCCGGTAACAGGCAGCAAGCCTGCAGCTATCGAAGGCACGCTGGTATTTATGGTCGGCGGCAGCGCAGAGGTTATTGAGCAGCACCGTGATATTTTTGACTCCATGGGCAGACTCCTGCTGCATATGGGCGATAACGGCAGCGGTGCCGTAGCCAAGCTTGCCCACAACGCCATGGTCGGCATTCATAATGTGGCACTCGCGGAAGGCTTCTCCATCGCCGTGAAGTCAGGGGTTCCCGCAGACAAATTCCTGGAGCTGGTGAAGAACGGATCGGCAGGCAGCAAGCAAGCCGAGCTTAAGGGACAAAAGATTATCGATAATGATTTCAGCAACCAGTTCTCCCTGGCGCTGATGCTGAAGGATCTCAAGCTGGCCTCCTCGCTCAGCGATGCAACCGGCGTCCCTTCTCCTATGCTTGGGGCAGCCAAGAGCATGTTCCAGGCAGGCTTTAACAAGGGCTACGGCGAAGAGGATCTGTCGGCAGTCATCAAATCGTATGAAGAATGGATCGGGCGGAAGATCGGGGAGCATTCCAAGCAGGATTAG
- a CDS encoding glucose-6-phosphate isomerase, with amino-acid sequence MSKKINFDYSKALSFFSQHEIDYFAAPIKLAHEQLHNKTGAGSDYLGWIDLPTSYDKEEFARIQEAAKKIQNDSDVLIVIGIGGSYLGARAAIEALTHSFYNNLPKDQRKTPEVYFAGNNISSTYITHLLDLVEGKDFSVNVISKSGTTTEPAIAFRIFRAALEKKYGKEEARKRIYATTDKEKGALKKLATEEGYESFIIPDDVGGRYSVLTPVGLLPIAVAGINIEEMMQGAAAAADEFNNPDVATNQSYQYAAVRNALYRKGKTTEILVNYEPSLHFVSEWWKQLYGESEGKDFKGIYPSSVDFSTDLHSMGQFIQEGNRNIFETVIQVEEVRHHITLESDADDLDGLNFLAGQTVDFVNKKAFQGTLLAHTDGQVPNLVVTIPDQTPYTFGYLVYFFEKACGISGYLLGVNPFDQPGVEAYKKNMFALLGKPGYEKEKAELESRLTE; translated from the coding sequence ATGTCCAAGAAGATTAATTTTGACTACAGCAAAGCTCTGTCGTTCTTCAGCCAGCATGAAATTGACTACTTTGCCGCTCCGATCAAACTGGCCCATGAGCAGCTGCACAACAAGACTGGAGCAGGATCCGACTATCTTGGCTGGATTGATCTCCCTACATCCTATGACAAGGAAGAGTTCGCCCGCATTCAGGAAGCTGCCAAGAAGATCCAGAATGATTCCGATGTGCTGATCGTTATCGGTATCGGCGGTTCTTATCTGGGAGCGCGCGCAGCGATTGAAGCTCTTACGCATTCCTTCTACAATAACCTGCCTAAGGATCAGCGCAAGACTCCGGAAGTTTATTTCGCAGGGAACAACATCAGCTCTACATACATCACGCATCTTCTGGATCTCGTGGAAGGCAAAGACTTCTCCGTGAACGTCATTTCCAAATCCGGAACAACTACTGAGCCGGCAATTGCTTTCCGTATCTTCCGCGCTGCACTGGAGAAGAAATACGGCAAGGAAGAAGCACGCAAGCGGATTTACGCTACAACCGACAAAGAAAAAGGCGCCCTCAAGAAGCTGGCTACGGAAGAAGGTTATGAATCCTTCATCATTCCGGATGATGTCGGCGGACGTTACTCCGTGCTGACACCTGTAGGCCTTCTGCCGATCGCTGTTGCCGGAATCAACATTGAAGAAATGATGCAGGGTGCGGCAGCTGCAGCCGACGAGTTCAACAATCCGGATGTAGCGACCAACCAAAGCTATCAATATGCCGCAGTGCGCAATGCATTGTACCGCAAAGGCAAGACTACGGAAATCCTCGTGAACTATGAGCCTTCCCTGCACTTTGTATCCGAATGGTGGAAACAGCTGTACGGCGAAAGTGAAGGCAAGGATTTCAAAGGAATCTATCCTTCCTCCGTTGATTTCTCGACAGACCTGCACTCCATGGGACAATTCATCCAGGAGGGTAACCGTAACATTTTTGAAACGGTCATCCAGGTTGAAGAGGTACGGCACCACATTACACTGGAGAGCGATGCGGACGATCTGGACGGCTTGAACTTCCTTGCTGGCCAAACTGTTGACTTTGTGAACAAAAAGGCTTTCCAGGGTACGCTGCTGGCACACACGGACGGCCAAGTACCGAACCTGGTAGTTACCATTCCGGATCAGACGCCATATACCTTCGGTTATCTGGTGTACTTCTTTGAAAAAGCCTGCGGTATCAGCGGATACCTGCTGGGCGTTAACCCGTTCGACCAGCCGGGCGTAGAAGCATACAAGAAGAACATGTTCGCGCTGCTGGGCAAACCGGGCTACGAGAAAGAAAAAGCCGAACTGGAATCCAGACTTACAGAATAG
- a CDS encoding YigZ family protein produces the protein MLEQYRTVRASGSQEVVIRKSRFIGHVMPVENEEEAIQFIESIKKQHWNATHNCSAYTIGERDEIQRQSDDGEPSGTAGKPILEVIRNQQVKNVAIVVTRYFGGIMLGAGGLIRAYTDGAVLALEAGEVITRVLRREVFVEIEYTWLGKVENELRNRGFKTGETSFTDKVTLTCLPRNDEGDAFMAWITDLTEGQASVTEGRRLYYNEGE, from the coding sequence ATGCTGGAACAATATCGGACGGTGCGCGCTTCCGGTTCACAGGAAGTCGTCATCCGCAAATCACGCTTTATCGGTCATGTGATGCCGGTGGAGAATGAAGAGGAAGCCATACAATTTATCGAGAGCATCAAGAAGCAGCATTGGAATGCCACCCATAACTGCTCTGCTTATACAATTGGCGAGAGAGACGAGATTCAGAGGCAGTCGGATGACGGAGAACCGAGTGGAACGGCAGGTAAACCAATTTTGGAGGTAATCCGCAACCAACAGGTTAAAAATGTCGCAATTGTTGTTACCCGTTATTTCGGAGGCATTATGCTGGGGGCAGGCGGGCTGATCCGGGCTTATACAGATGGCGCAGTATTAGCACTGGAAGCCGGAGAAGTGATCACCCGTGTGCTGAGAAGGGAAGTATTCGTAGAAATCGAATATACCTGGCTGGGCAAGGTGGAGAATGAGCTTAGGAACAGAGGCTTCAAGACAGGTGAAACTTCGTTCACAGATAAGGTCACACTGACATGTCTTCCCCGAAATGATGAAGGCGACGCATTTATGGCATGGATAACGGATCTTACCGAGGGCCAGGCCTCGGTGACAGAAGGGCGGCGGCTTTACTACAACGAAGGGGAATAG
- a CDS encoding TetR/AcrR family transcriptional regulator, with the protein MARRAVERELSRERILEAARHLFITKGYRAISMRSIGQHLGYSHGSLYYHFKEKAELFYAIVVEDFNHVATLLNQVMNNPPEQGMTRVEQLVMEFIRFGLDHPYQYEIMFMIRDEELLAYCRAEQGRCFELFASIVRRHMKEEGYVSEDWQSVPLTLFLSAHGFISYYIQDKVSFDDVKQAALTHIKVLSRSL; encoded by the coding sequence ATGGCAAGAAGAGCAGTGGAGCGGGAGTTGTCGAGGGAAAGAATATTGGAGGCGGCCAGGCATCTGTTTATAACCAAGGGGTACCGGGCCATCTCAATGCGCAGTATCGGCCAGCATCTGGGTTACAGCCACGGCTCCCTCTATTATCATTTTAAAGAAAAAGCAGAGTTATTCTATGCCATTGTGGTGGAAGATTTCAACCATGTGGCGACGCTGCTGAACCAGGTAATGAATAACCCGCCTGAACAGGGAATGACCCGTGTAGAACAGCTTGTGATGGAATTTATCCGTTTTGGACTGGATCATCCGTACCAGTACGAGATCATGTTCATGATCCGCGATGAAGAGCTGCTGGCTTATTGCAGAGCGGAACAGGGACGATGTTTTGAGTTATTCGCAAGTATAGTCCGCCGCCACATGAAGGAAGAAGGTTACGTGTCAGAGGATTGGCAGAGCGTGCCGCTGACTCTTTTCTTATCCGCACACGGATTTATTTCTTATTATATTCAGGACAAGGTCTCATTCGATGATGTGAAGCAGGCTGCGTTAACACATATCAAAGTATTAAGCCGCAGTTTATAA
- a CDS encoding secondary thiamine-phosphate synthase enzyme YjbQ yields the protein MLHTMEISTSKRDELRDITREVVSFVKKSGVQNGILVVYCPHTTAGIAINENADPDVKHDVLMRLDEVYPWEHPKYRHGEGNTASHLKSITAGPSQSIIINGGELLLGRWQGIYFCEFDGPRRRQCYLKIVEG from the coding sequence ATGCTTCATACGATGGAGATCAGCACCAGCAAACGGGACGAACTGCGGGATATTACTCGTGAGGTTGTATCTTTTGTCAAAAAAAGCGGTGTACAAAATGGTATTCTGGTTGTCTACTGTCCGCATACTACCGCAGGAATTGCCATTAACGAAAATGCCGACCCGGACGTCAAACATGATGTGCTCATGCGGCTGGATGAGGTATACCCTTGGGAACATCCGAAATACCGCCACGGCGAAGGCAACACTGCCTCCCATCTGAAGTCCATTACCGCAGGCCCTTCACAGAGCATTATCATTAACGGAGGGGAACTGCTGCTCGGGCGCTGGCAGGGTATTTATTTCTGCGAATTTGACGGACCGCGGCGGCGCCAGTGTTATCTGAAAATTGTCGAGGGATAA
- the cysT gene encoding sulfate ABC transporter permease subunit CysT — MNSLLRHKGWTWGFRTTILLYFVVLIVLPILGVYYNSFSLGFGNFAESISDPIAWKSVLLTLKLAVIATVINVLLGTMIAWVLIRYQFPGKAVLNSLVDLPFALPTAVGGLMILLLLGPGSLIGGMAEKLGFEIVFHQPAIVIAMVFVTFPFVIRAVQPLLEELDPSEEEAAYTMGAKRSTVFRQVILPSMAPGMISGGMLAFSRALAEFGAVVLVAGNIPGRTLVSSVFIFGEVESDNPVGAAAVSIILLTLSFVILWLINMLQMRGRRA, encoded by the coding sequence TTGAATTCGCTGCTTAGACACAAGGGCTGGACCTGGGGATTCCGCACAACGATACTGCTTTATTTTGTGGTGCTGATCGTTCTCCCGATACTGGGCGTTTATTACAATTCATTTTCATTAGGCTTCGGCAATTTTGCCGAGAGCATCAGCGATCCGATTGCCTGGAAGTCGGTGCTGCTGACCCTTAAACTGGCTGTTATAGCGACTGTAATTAATGTGCTGCTCGGCACAATGATTGCCTGGGTGCTTATAAGATACCAGTTTCCCGGCAAGGCCGTACTGAACAGTCTGGTAGATCTGCCCTTTGCACTGCCGACGGCGGTCGGAGGCCTGATGATTCTGCTGCTGCTCGGTCCGGGAAGCCTGATTGGCGGAATGGCGGAGAAGCTGGGGTTTGAAATTGTGTTTCATCAGCCGGCTATTGTTATTGCTATGGTGTTCGTTACGTTTCCTTTTGTAATCCGTGCGGTGCAGCCGCTGCTGGAAGAGCTGGATCCTTCCGAAGAAGAAGCGGCGTATACGATGGGAGCGAAGCGGAGCACGGTATTCCGGCAGGTTATTCTGCCCTCTATGGCTCCGGGAATGATCAGCGGCGGTATGCTGGCCTTTTCGCGGGCGCTGGCCGAATTTGGGGCGGTAGTGCTGGTAGCAGGCAATATTCCGGGACGTACGCTTGTCTCTTCGGTGTTTATTTTTGGAGAGGTGGAAAGTGACAATCCGGTGGGGGCTGCGGCGGTCTCCATCATTCTGCTGACCTTGTCCTTTGTAATTCTATGGCTGATTAATATGCTGCAGATGCGGGGGAGAAGAGCATGA
- a CDS encoding sulfate ABC transporter permease subunit, whose product MRRLWIVLTYLVFFLLIAAPLGRMTIGAFSEGLGGFWAALSRPEALHALMMTGFVVVVVTLLNTLFGIMMALYLVRADWLSKRVRGFLNSIVDLPYAVSPVIGGLMIVLLLGPDSAAGALFEQIGVKIVYAFPGMVIATLFVTFPLMVREVMPVLQEIGSQQEEAASTLGAYGWTTFWKVTWPSIRWAVIYGVILTVARSLGEFGAVLVVSGNIMNKTQTATTLVYQDVENFNVTAAGGIALVLAAFSAGLLLLMEWSKRRKEVH is encoded by the coding sequence ATGAGAAGATTATGGATTGTCCTCACCTACCTTGTATTCTTTCTGCTGATTGCTGCCCCTCTGGGGAGAATGACGATTGGTGCCTTCAGTGAAGGCTTAGGCGGCTTCTGGGCTGCCCTGTCAAGGCCTGAGGCGCTTCATGCGCTGATGATGACCGGTTTTGTGGTAGTGGTAGTTACGCTGCTGAACACGCTGTTCGGCATTATGATGGCCCTGTACCTTGTCCGTGCGGACTGGCTCAGCAAGCGGGTCAGAGGGTTTTTGAACAGTATTGTCGATTTGCCTTACGCTGTATCGCCGGTTATCGGCGGTCTGATGATTGTCCTGCTGCTGGGTCCGGATAGTGCAGCCGGCGCGCTTTTTGAACAAATCGGAGTGAAGATTGTGTATGCTTTTCCGGGAATGGTGATTGCTACGCTCTTCGTTACGTTCCCACTAATGGTGCGTGAGGTCATGCCGGTGCTTCAGGAGATCGGTTCACAGCAGGAAGAGGCGGCTTCTACGCTTGGAGCCTATGGCTGGACAACGTTCTGGAAGGTCACCTGGCCTTCAATCCGCTGGGCTGTAATCTATGGCGTTATCCTGACGGTAGCCCGCTCGCTGGGTGAATTCGGGGCTGTGCTGGTCGTTTCCGGCAATATTATGAACAAGACTCAGACGGCAACCACGCTGGTCTACCAGGATGTCGAGAATTTCAATGTAACGGCTGCGGGCGGGATCGCTCTGGTGCTTGCCGCATTCTCCGCAGGTCTGCTGCTGCTTATGGAATGGAGTAAGAGGAGAAAGGAAGTGCATTAA